Proteins from one Patescibacteria group bacterium genomic window:
- the polA gene encoding DNA polymerase I, giving the protein MIIKKEKIIIIDGNALIHRSFHALPPTMKNSAGEMTNAVYGFTTVLLKAIKEFKPEYVVVTLDRKAPTFRHIQYTEYKAHREKAPDELYAQIPMVKKVVRAFGIPIFEMDGFEADDLIGTITRHEPEVDKIIVTGDADAFQLVRADTKVYTMSRGILDSVLYDEKLVEEKYGLKVAQLIDYKALRGDTSDNIPGVKGIGEKTATELLKEFGNLDELYKNLDKVKPRIAELLKTHKEDAYMSKELATIKLDVPMDFNLEAAKFGVYDKDGLVDVFSDLGFKSLLPRVADLSGANQTKAESAQEVIDKFERNRTEFKYVLVDDEKKFAKFFTELKKQKAFAVDTETTSLDPITCEILGVSFSWKAGEAYYLKLQAAKKKQGEQETNLFNYGSMSDIKEEAQVDNNWLKQLKPILEDVSIQKYGHNMKYDVRVLKNQGVNVEGINFDTMIASYLLNPDNRQHNLDAVVFAELGFVKINKEDLLGKGKDKIEYANVEAEKLSLYACEDADFTFRLVEVLRKQLQEQKLETLFNEMEMPLISVLVEMEENGISLDGGFLQKLNKELTKKIDKIKKEIWTLAGGDFNINSTKQLKEVLFDKLQISAEGITKTKTGFSTAFDELEKMKDRHEIIKYIQEYRELAKLISTYIEALPQLINPKTKRIHTSYNQAVAATGRLSSTEPNLQNIPVRTEMGREIRKAFVAKAGYMLVAFDYSQIELRVAAHMSGDETMLESFKNNVDIHSLTAAKINEVDLSEVTSTMRREAKAINFGILYGQGPHGLAQATDISFEKARLFIEEYFKKFPGVKNFIDNTIAKAKEEGFVETMFGRRRFLADINSSNMQIRKAAERMAVNTPIQGTAADLIKKAMIEVLAKITDSDARVLLQVHDELIFEMREDLVVKYVPQIKAIMENAITLTVPIVVDAKVGQSWGEMEKI; this is encoded by the coding sequence ATGATTATAAAAAAAGAAAAGATTATTATCATTGATGGGAACGCTTTGATTCATCGTAGTTTTCACGCTTTACCGCCGACTATGAAAAATAGCGCGGGGGAAATGACAAATGCGGTGTATGGATTTACGACTGTGTTGTTGAAGGCAATTAAAGAGTTTAAGCCGGAGTATGTGGTGGTGACTTTGGATCGGAAGGCGCCAACTTTTCGGCATATTCAATATACGGAGTATAAGGCGCATCGCGAGAAGGCGCCGGATGAGCTGTATGCGCAGATTCCGATGGTGAAGAAAGTGGTGCGGGCGTTTGGGATTCCGATTTTTGAGATGGATGGTTTTGAGGCGGATGATTTGATTGGGACGATTACGAGGCACGAGCCGGAAGTTGATAAGATTATTGTGACAGGTGATGCGGATGCTTTTCAATTGGTGCGGGCGGATACAAAAGTTTACACGATGAGTCGAGGGATTTTGGATAGTGTTTTGTATGATGAAAAATTAGTGGAAGAGAAATATGGATTGAAGGTGGCGCAGTTAATTGATTACAAGGCCCTGCGTGGTGATACCTCGGATAATATTCCGGGTGTGAAGGGGATCGGTGAAAAAACAGCGACGGAGTTATTGAAGGAATTTGGAAATTTGGACGAGTTGTATAAAAATCTAGACAAAGTGAAACCGCGGATTGCGGAATTATTGAAGACTCACAAGGAAGATGCATATATGTCTAAAGAATTGGCAACTATAAAACTTGATGTGCCGATGGATTTTAATTTGGAGGCAGCTAAGTTTGGTGTTTATGATAAAGATGGTTTAGTGGACGTGTTTAGCGACCTAGGTTTTAAATCATTATTGCCCCGCGTGGCGGATTTATCCGGAGCTAATCAAACCAAGGCAGAAAGTGCTCAGGAAGTAATTGATAAATTTGAACGTAATCGAACGGAGTTTAAATATGTTTTAGTGGATGATGAAAAAAAGTTTGCAAAATTCTTTACTGAATTGAAAAAACAAAAGGCATTTGCGGTGGACACTGAAACGACTTCATTGGATCCGATTACATGTGAGATTTTAGGAGTGAGTTTTTCTTGGAAAGCAGGTGAAGCTTATTATTTGAAATTACAAGCCGCAAAAAAGAAGCAGGGAGAACAGGAAACTAACTTGTTTAATTATGGTAGCATGTCTGATATTAAAGAAGAGGCGCAAGTTGATAATAATTGGTTAAAGCAATTAAAACCAATTTTAGAAGACGTAAGTATCCAAAAATATGGACACAATATGAAGTATGATGTGCGGGTTTTAAAGAATCAGGGCGTCAATGTCGAGGGAATTAACTTTGACACCATGATTGCTTCTTATCTTTTGAATCCAGATAATCGACAACATAATTTAGACGCTGTTGTGTTTGCGGAGTTGGGTTTTGTAAAAATCAATAAAGAAGATTTGCTTGGTAAGGGTAAAGATAAAATTGAATACGCTAACGTAGAGGCGGAAAAATTATCCTTATATGCGTGCGAAGATGCGGATTTTACCTTTCGTTTGGTTGAGGTTTTGCGTAAGCAGTTGCAAGAACAAAAATTAGAAACTTTATTTAATGAAATGGAAATGCCGTTGATCTCTGTTTTAGTAGAAATGGAGGAGAACGGAATTTCTTTGGATGGTGGTTTTTTACAAAAATTAAATAAAGAATTAACCAAGAAAATTGATAAAATTAAGAAAGAAATTTGGACTTTGGCGGGCGGTGATTTTAATATTAACTCGACCAAACAGTTGAAAGAAGTTTTGTTTGATAAGTTGCAGATTTCAGCCGAGGGAATTACAAAGACGAAAACTGGTTTTTCCACGGCTTTTGATGAATTGGAAAAAATGAAAGATCGTCATGAGATTATTAAATATATTCAGGAATATCGCGAGTTGGCGAAGTTGATTAGTACTTATATCGAAGCCCTACCGCAATTAATTAATCCGAAAACAAAAAGAATCCACACGAGCTACAACCAGGCTGTAGCTGCGACGGGTCGTTTGTCATCGACTGAGCCAAATTTACAAAATATTCCTGTGCGTACCGAGATGGGTCGTGAGATTCGCAAGGCATTTGTTGCTAAGGCTGGTTATATGTTAGTTGCTTTTGATTATTCGCAAATTGAGTTAAGGGTTGCAGCACATATGTCTGGTGATGAGACAATGCTAGAATCTTTTAAAAATAATGTTGACATTCATTCTTTAACGGCGGCCAAGATTAATGAAGTGGATTTGTCGGAAGTAACGAGTACAATGCGTCGTGAAGCCAAGGCAATCAATTTTGGTATTCTCTATGGCCAAGGGCCGCACGGACTTGCGCAGGCGACGGATATTTCTTTTGAAAAAGCTCGCTTATTTATTGAAGAATATTTCAAAAAATTCCCCGGTGTGAAAAATTTTATTGATAACACTATTGCTAAGGCAAAAGAGGAGGGTTTTGTTGAAACCATGTTCGGTCGTCGTCGTTTCTTGGCTGACATTAACTCATCGAACATGCAAATTCGCAAAGCGGCCGAGCGGATGGCGGTCAATACTCCAATTCAAGGCACGGCGGCGGATTTAATTAAAAAAGCGAT
- the yvcK gene encoding uridine diphosphate-N-acetylglucosamine-binding protein YvcK — protein sequence MKNIVTIGGGSGQFVLLSGLRDVKNINIKAVVSMVDSGGSTGRLRDELGVLPPGDVLKCVLALSPDRDYARKILQKRFNSDNRLSGHNAGNMLLSILSQYAGSFPDGIKALGEVLDIKGQVLPVTTDKATLVAELTDGSRLYGEAAIDVPRGNQREKIKKTYLVPHHANCIKVYPPVLKAIKQAKYIVVGPGDLFTSIIPNFLIAEVKEEIKKTQAKIIYVVNVMTKFGETDNFKGEDFVYDLEKAMGRKVDFVIFNSKILDKKILQQYKKQKAEPVKMHREKKWNGRTVIREDIVSTQGGIVRHDEEKLAAIIEKII from the coding sequence ATGAAAAATATTGTAACTATCGGTGGCGGCTCTGGACAATTTGTCCTCCTTTCCGGTTTGCGCGATGTTAAAAATATAAATATTAAGGCTGTGGTCTCCATGGTGGATAGTGGTGGCAGCACTGGTCGCCTTCGTGATGAGTTGGGGGTTTTGCCGCCTGGAGATGTCTTGAAATGTGTCCTGGCTTTGTCTCCAGATCGTGACTATGCACGTAAAATTTTGCAAAAAAGATTTAATTCCGATAATCGTTTGAGCGGACACAATGCTGGCAATATGTTACTGTCGATTTTGTCGCAATATGCTGGTTCTTTTCCAGACGGCATTAAGGCCTTGGGCGAAGTTTTGGATATTAAGGGTCAGGTTTTGCCGGTTACCACCGACAAAGCTACTTTGGTGGCTGAACTAACAGACGGTAGTCGTCTTTATGGCGAAGCGGCGATTGATGTTCCCCGCGGGAATCAAAGAGAAAAAATTAAAAAAACCTATCTTGTGCCACATCATGCTAATTGTATCAAGGTCTATCCACCGGTGTTAAAGGCAATTAAGCAGGCGAAATATATCGTTGTTGGACCTGGTGATTTGTTTACTAGTATTATCCCGAACTTTTTAATAGCCGAGGTGAAAGAGGAGATTAAAAAAACCCAAGCGAAAATAATTTACGTAGTCAATGTGATGACCAAGTTTGGTGAAACAGATAATTTTAAAGGCGAGGATTTTGTTTATGATTTGGAAAAAGCGATGGGGCGAAAAGTCGATTTTGTGATTTTTAATTCGAAGATTCTGGATAAAAAGATTTTACAACAATATAAGAAACAAAAAGCAGAGCCGGTTAAAATGCACCGCGAGAAAAAGTGGAATGGACGGACGGTAATTAGGGAGGATATTGTTAGTACCCAGGGAGGAATTGTCCGACATGATGAGGAGAAGTTAGCGGCGATTATTGAGAAGATTATATAA
- a CDS encoding MscL family protein translates to MIGAIRDKHKSLWVGLFEFLKNNAIIGMAIGVVVAQIVKDLVDSLVKGILMPSINLMIPGEGVSQLVYLVNGVEFNIGIVINSALTFLIVMTILYIVVKKILKMEDVLVKK, encoded by the coding sequence ATGATTGGAGCAATAAGAGATAAGCATAAATCACTTTGGGTAGGCTTGTTTGAGTTTTTAAAAAACAATGCCATAATCGGTATGGCTATTGGTGTGGTGGTCGCCCAAATCGTGAAAGACTTGGTTGACTCCTTGGTTAAAGGTATCTTAATGCCCTCGATTAATTTAATGATTCCAGGTGAAGGTGTTAGTCAACTGGTTTACCTTGTTAATGGAGTGGAATTTAATATTGGAATTGTAATTAATAGCGCTTTGACTTTCTTGATTGTCATGACAATATTATATATTGTTGTGAAGAAAATTTTGAAAATGGAGGATGTGCTAGTTAAAAAATAA
- a CDS encoding 6-phosphogluconolactonase, which produces MAWRKNMKNKFKIKVVKNYEAMSQKAAEEIIKALKKKQRTVISIATGATPSRTYELLAAERVKSPELFAQIYIIKLDEWGGVPLNDPATCETEINEKIIVPLNVSSDRYITFDNTPEKMEQSLVDYQVKIDALGGIDLCILGLGKNGHIGLNDPAETLELEAHVAHNLSEQTLHHTMTEKSDGHISYGLTLGMRSIFEAKKVLFLVSGKSKQEIFAKFKEKKISTQNPASLLWLHRDVLCLCDKEANEKK; this is translated from the coding sequence ATGGCGTGGCGCAAAAATATGAAGAATAAATTTAAAATCAAAGTGGTCAAAAACTACGAGGCAATGAGCCAGAAAGCAGCTGAAGAAATTATTAAGGCTTTAAAAAAGAAGCAACGAACGGTAATAAGTATTGCGACCGGGGCGACGCCTAGTCGGACTTATGAATTGTTGGCCGCAGAGCGTGTTAAATCACCAGAGCTATTTGCACAAATTTATATTATAAAACTAGATGAATGGGGTGGCGTGCCGTTGAATGATCCAGCCACTTGTGAAACCGAGATTAATGAAAAAATTATTGTTCCACTAAATGTTTCTAGTGATCGTTATATTACTTTCGACAACACTCCAGAAAAAATGGAACAAAGCTTGGTTGATTATCAAGTCAAGATTGACGCTTTGGGCGGGATTGATTTGTGTATCTTGGGTCTTGGTAAGAACGGGCATATTGGGCTTAACGATCCAGCTGAAACTTTGGAATTAGAAGCGCACGTGGCGCACAATCTAAGTGAGCAGACTTTACATCACACCATGACAGAGAAAAGCGATGGTCATATTTCTTATGGTTTAACATTAGGAATGCGCAGTATTTTTGAAGCGAAGAAAGTGTTATTTTTAGTTAGCGGTAAAAGCAAACAAGAAATATTTGCTAAATTTAAAGAGAAGAAAATTTCTACTCAAAATCCAGCTTCTTTATTATGGCTACATCGCGATGTTCTTTGTTTATGTGATAAAGAAGCGAATGAAAAGAAATAA
- the pheT gene encoding phenylalanine--tRNA ligase subunit beta has translation MYLSLNWLKEYVNLPKSTTAEKIGEVLTMHTVEVEGIKEQSEKFKGVVVGKILEISKHPNANRLQLAKVDTGSEKLDIVCGAPNIEVGQLVPVATVGTVLPGNIEIREAEVRGEKSFGMLCAEDELGLGENHEGIMILEKAKVGQDFADYLDFKDTILEVDNKSLSNRPDLWGHMGIARELAVILDEKFNEYKPNVDVLKKEANEEIEIEVRNDDFKLCPRYMAVAMDGITVKSSPKWMQERLTAINVKPINNIVDAVNYVMFELGQPMHAFDFSKIEIKKMKKNQKVKITVRNAKKDEVVVTLDGETRKLDSEMLVIANDEEVLAIAGVMGGESSEVDDKTKKIILESANFNYTSIRKTSGKLALRSEASMRYEKGLDPSLCDVALMRAVELIKKIVPGAKVISEVTDQKEFHLTTGPVELTANWIAQTIGQKIEEKEIIRILTSLGFGVDKKEDVLAVTIPTWRATKDVELKEDIVEEIARIYGFNNIEAVMPEIMIESVELKRDKALERKIRKILSGAPALTEIYNYSFVGEEQLKKLGVDFSKHIRLANPIASHQTMLRQTLATNMFNNIRANQARYDDLKFFEIGSVFVDTESSVKKSTDSKESIPYQEKRLGIILAGKNDVELFGEAKGVVEHLLANLDLKVKFDFIESIPNWANPEMSATICCGKTELGNICKMDDEIAKKNGLKKKVVFVEIILKSLLQTIDESFAKMYVPSEKYPALTRDLAFVVNEKILYNDIVAEIKNFNKYIKEVELFDIYQGEKIGKDNKNLAFHIIYQAEKTLTSEEVDQWQNDLIKKIEERFEAKVRNF, from the coding sequence ATGTATTTAAGTTTAAATTGGTTAAAAGAATATGTAAATTTACCAAAGTCGACAACGGCGGAAAAGATTGGTGAGGTTTTGACGATGCATACAGTTGAAGTTGAAGGTATTAAAGAACAATCGGAGAAATTTAAGGGAGTAGTGGTTGGTAAGATTTTGGAAATTAGCAAACACCCAAATGCGAATCGTTTGCAATTGGCCAAAGTGGACACGGGAAGCGAAAAATTAGATATTGTTTGTGGTGCGCCGAATATTGAGGTTGGACAATTGGTGCCAGTTGCAACCGTAGGCACAGTTTTGCCTGGTAATATTGAAATTAGGGAGGCGGAAGTCCGTGGGGAGAAATCTTTTGGTATGTTATGCGCCGAAGATGAATTGGGATTGGGTGAGAATCATGAGGGGATTATGATATTGGAAAAAGCCAAAGTTGGTCAGGATTTTGCGGATTATTTAGATTTTAAGGACACAATTCTAGAAGTTGATAATAAATCTTTATCCAATCGACCGGATCTTTGGGGACACATGGGTATTGCCAGGGAGTTGGCAGTAATTTTGGATGAGAAGTTTAATGAGTATAAGCCTAATGTAGACGTTTTGAAAAAAGAAGCTAATGAGGAAATTGAGATAGAGGTAAGAAATGATGATTTTAAATTATGTCCGCGCTATATGGCAGTGGCAATGGATGGTATTACCGTGAAGTCTTCTCCGAAATGGATGCAAGAACGATTAACAGCGATTAATGTGAAGCCGATTAACAATATTGTGGACGCGGTGAATTATGTAATGTTTGAATTGGGACAACCAATGCATGCTTTTGATTTTTCAAAAATAGAAATTAAAAAAATGAAAAAGAATCAGAAAGTAAAAATTACTGTACGGAATGCCAAGAAGGATGAGGTGGTAGTAACCCTTGATGGCGAGACAAGAAAATTAGACAGTGAGATGTTGGTAATTGCCAATGATGAAGAAGTTTTGGCAATTGCTGGTGTAATGGGTGGTGAGAGTAGCGAAGTTGATGATAAGACTAAAAAGATTATTTTAGAATCAGCAAATTTTAATTATACCTCTATTAGGAAAACATCAGGCAAGCTGGCTTTACGCAGTGAAGCGTCAATGCGTTATGAAAAAGGCTTGGACCCGAGTCTGTGTGACGTGGCATTGATGCGCGCGGTGGAATTGATTAAGAAAATCGTGCCGGGCGCGAAAGTGATTAGCGAGGTTACTGATCAAAAAGAATTTCATTTAACAACTGGACCAGTGGAACTAACAGCTAATTGGATTGCTCAGACTATTGGGCAGAAAATTGAAGAAAAAGAGATTATACGAATTTTAACCAGTCTTGGCTTTGGTGTCGATAAAAAAGAAGACGTTTTAGCCGTGACTATTCCCACTTGGCGGGCAACAAAGGATGTTGAACTAAAAGAAGATATCGTTGAGGAGATTGCGCGTATTTACGGTTTTAATAACATTGAGGCAGTGATGCCGGAAATTATGATTGAGTCAGTGGAGTTGAAAAGAGATAAAGCCTTGGAAAGAAAAATTAGAAAAATACTATCAGGCGCACCAGCATTGACTGAAATTTATAATTATTCATTTGTAGGTGAGGAGCAGCTTAAAAAACTGGGAGTAGATTTCTCCAAACATATCCGCTTGGCAAATCCAATTGCTTCCCATCAAACAATGTTACGTCAAACTTTGGCGACAAATATGTTCAACAACATTCGCGCTAATCAAGCGCGATATGATGATTTGAAATTTTTTGAAATCGGTTCAGTTTTTGTTGATACTGAAAGCAGTGTGAAGAAAAGCACCGATTCCAAGGAAAGCATCCCATATCAAGAAAAAAGACTAGGTATTATATTGGCAGGCAAAAATGACGTGGAGTTGTTTGGTGAAGCCAAGGGAGTGGTTGAGCACTTACTGGCGAACTTGGACTTGAAAGTGAAATTTGATTTTATAGAATCTATTCCCAACTGGGCTAATCCTGAAATGTCGGCTACTATTTGTTGCGGTAAGACTGAATTGGGCAATATTTGTAAAATGGATGACGAAATCGCCAAGAAAAACGGCCTTAAAAAGAAGGTGGTGTTTGTGGAAATTATTTTAAAGTCACTTTTGCAAACTATCGATGAGTCTTTTGCTAAGATGTATGTGCCATCTGAAAAATATCCAGCCTTAACTCGCGACTTAGCCTTTGTGGTAAATGAAAAAATATTGTATAATGATATTGTAGCCGAGATTAAAAATTTTAATAAATACATCAAGGAGGTTGAACTTTTTGATATTTATCAAGGTGAGAAAATTGGCAAAGATAACAAAAACTTAGCTTTTCATATTATCTACCAAGCTGAAAAGACCCTGACTTCCGAGGAGGTTGATCAATGGCAAAATGATTTGATCAAAAAAATCGAAGAAAGGTTTGAGGCGAAGGTAAGAAATTTTTAA
- the pheS gene encoding phenylalanine--tRNA ligase subunit alpha, translated as MQKELQKIKEEILTKLKEVKDSEFLSELETKYMGRKGELTTLLRSLSDLGADERKKIGKLANEIKNDIQQAFLDIRKELTAEDKIGFMDVTLPGKKIARGHIHPISLVQDELEDLFMSMGFMILEGPELESDFYNFEALNIPSTHPARDMQDTFYIDKKNKDGDMDLVMRTHTSPVQVRAMQEHGAPLRAVVPGRTFRCEATDVRHEHTFYQFEGLMVDKKINFSHLKGILAEIGKRLYGAETQVRMRPKFYPFVEPGANIEYTCFLCNGQGCNLCKKTGWLEVGGCGLIHPNVLKAGGIDPNEYTGFAFGFGLNRLTMLKYGIEDIRTFNSGDMRFLEQF; from the coding sequence ATGCAAAAAGAATTACAAAAAATTAAAGAAGAAATTTTGACGAAGTTAAAAGAGGTGAAAGACTCGGAGTTTTTGAGCGAGTTAGAGACTAAATATATGGGACGCAAGGGTGAATTGACGACACTGTTGCGCAGCTTGTCTGATTTGGGAGCGGACGAACGCAAAAAAATTGGCAAACTGGCTAATGAAATTAAAAACGATATACAACAAGCTTTTTTGGATATTAGAAAAGAATTAACAGCTGAAGATAAAATTGGTTTTATGGATGTAACCTTACCCGGTAAGAAAATCGCCCGTGGTCATATTCATCCGATTTCTCTTGTGCAAGATGAGCTGGAAGATTTGTTTATGTCGATGGGTTTTATGATTTTGGAGGGGCCGGAACTAGAAAGTGATTTTTATAATTTTGAAGCTTTGAATATTCCTTCGACTCATCCTGCACGCGATATGCAGGATACCTTTTATATTGATAAAAAAAATAAAGATGGAGATATGGATTTGGTGATGCGCACGCACACTTCACCAGTGCAGGTGCGAGCGATGCAGGAACATGGTGCGCCCCTGCGCGCGGTGGTGCCAGGACGAACATTTCGTTGTGAGGCAACTGATGTGCGCCATGAACATACTTTTTATCAATTTGAGGGTTTGATGGTTGATAAGAAAATTAATTTCTCACATTTAAAAGGCATTTTAGCCGAGATTGGCAAGCGTTTATACGGTGCGGAAACACAGGTGCGGATGCGTCCGAAGTTTTATCCATTTGTAGAACCAGGTGCCAACATTGAATATACTTGTTTTCTTTGCAATGGGCAGGGTTGTAATTTGTGTAAGAAGACGGGCTGGTTAGAGGTTGGTGGCTGTGGCTTGATTCATCCGAATGTTTTGAAGGCAGGTGGTATTGATCCAAATGAATATACTGGCTTTGCCTTTGGCTTCGGCTTGAATCGTTTAACAATGTTGAAATATGGTATCGAGGATATTCGAACTTTTAATAGCGGTGATATGAGATTTTTGGAACAATTTTAA
- a CDS encoding response regulator, giving the protein MPSFNHKTKILIIENENTARTMARGMLNRMGYLQVDEAEDGEIAWNKILTNEHLKSVRPMYELILCDLDMPNMSGLDLLNKVRLDIRFKNIPFIMITGHTAQRHVVAAAAVGVDDYLIKPLTENLLQASLKKAYEKFIKRQKKLESVNEKIFKRP; this is encoded by the coding sequence ATGCCGTCATTTAACCATAAAACAAAAATATTGATTATTGAAAATGAAAACACGGCACGCACCATGGCCAGGGGTATGTTAAATCGTATGGGCTATTTACAGGTTGACGAGGCAGAAGATGGCGAAATCGCTTGGAATAAAATCTTAACGAACGAACATCTTAAAAGTGTTCGTCCAATGTACGAATTAATTTTGTGCGATTTAGACATGCCAAATATGTCTGGCCTCGACCTCTTAAATAAAGTCCGACTAGACATACGTTTTAAAAACATTCCCTTCATTATGATAACGGGACATACCGCCCAAAGACATGTTGTCGCCGCAGCCGCCGTTGGCGTAGACGATTATCTCATCAAGCCACTAACGGAAAACCTCCTCCAGGCAAGCTTAAAGAAGGCTTATGAAAAATTCATCAAACGTCAAAAAAAACTAGAAAGCGTTAATGAAAAAATTTTCAAACGGCCATAA